GCCGGCACTACTTCTCGCGCACGTACGAGGAGTTCCTGGCCAACCAAGCCAAGGCGATTCAGAACAGCCAGTAGCGCTTCACGCTCGTGTCGTCCGCCAATCGACACGGCGGCGACTTCGGGGGTGGCCAATGATCACGGGAACCACGCGCCTGCTCGGCATCATCGGCGACCCAGTCGCGCACTCGCTGTCGCCGGTCATGCACAACGCCGGCTTCGCCGCGCTCGGTCTCGACATGGCCTACGTGCCGCTCCACGTCGCCGCCGACGACATACCCGCAGCGCTCAACGGGCTCGTAGCGCTCGGCTTCCGCGGCGCCAACGTCACTGTTCCACACAAGGGCGCAGTACTGCCGTTTATGGACTGGCTGCACGACGACGCCCGCCTCGTACAAGCCGTCAACACCATCGTCGTTGACGATCATCGTCTACACGGCTACAACACCGACATCGAAGGCGTCCGCTACGCGCTCGCACAAGCGTGCGGAGATACCCTCGTTGGCCAACCGGCGCTCATCGTCGGCGCCGGCGGCGCAGCGCGCGCTGTTGCCCTCGCCCTCGCGCGCATGTCCATGCCGCTCACCATCGTCAATCGAACCGCGTCGACCGCGCAGAGGCTCGTCGACCTCATCCAGACCGCCGCGCCTGCGGTTCCCTGCCGCTCGCTGCCATGGGTAGACCTCACGGCCGCCACGACTGCCGGGCAACGCCTCATCGTCAATGCCACCACGCTCGGCATGGAAGGCGCGGGTAAAGTCCCTGCGGAGTTGGTCGATACATTGACGGCAGGGCACGTTGTGTTCGACGTGGTCTACGGTCACGCGGAGACTGAGTTCCTCAGACGCGCGCGTAGGTCGGGGGCAGAAACCGTTGACGGGCTGGCAATGCTTCTCGGCCAAGCCGCGTCCGCGTTCGAGCTGTGGACCGGTCAGCGAGCGCCTTTGGAGGCTATGCGTCGCGTCCTCGTTCGCTGACCACGGAGGAAGGTGGATGCACGGACGTAAGCGGTCCACAGGGAGCCGATTTGACCATCATGCAGTCTGAGGAGACCCTCACAGACCGCGAGATGATTGTTGTCGCGTCACCACCGACGTCCGAGTCCGTGATTCCGGTGGATGAGACCGCAGAGCAGCAGGAGTACCGCGGCGTTACCACCGACGACGCGCTAAACGGCATGGTAGCCGGGCAACGCGCCACCAAACTGCGCGTCGGCGACATCCTCAGAAGCATGGGCCTCGTTACAGACGAGCAAATCGACACCGCCCTGATACGTCAGCGCGAGACACACCAACGCATTGGTCAGGTGCTCATCGAGAGCGGCGCGGTGTCGGAAGTCGACCTCACGCGTGCCCTCGGTGCGAAGTTCGGCGTCGGCTTCATCGATCTCAGCGAGACCACCATCGACCGGCCGGCGGCGGAGTCCATCGACGAGAAGCTCGCCCGTCGCTACGGCGCGATTCCCGTGCGCTACGCCGACGACAACACGCTCCTGGTCGCCATGGTCGATCCGCAGAACCTGCTGGCGCTCCAGGATCTCGAGATCATCACCGGCTATACCATCCGCGCCGCGATTGCCAGCGAAGAGGACATCTACGGCGCCATCGCCACCATCTACCGCGATCGCCCCGATGTCGACGAGACCATCCTGCCCGGCGAAGCGGACGAAGCCGTCGAAGTCAACGACATTCGCAACGCCACCGACGAGGCGCCCATCGTACGCCTCGTCAACTCCATCCTCGCACAAGCCGTCGACGACGGCGCCAGCGACATCCACTTCGAACCCCAGGTCAAAGACCTCGCAGTGCGCTTCCGCGTCGATGGTGTGCTCATCCAGATCATGTCGATTCCGCGGCGCATGCTGAGCGGCGTCATCAGTCGCCTCAAGATCATGTCGGACCTCGACATCGCCGAGCGGCGCGTCCCGCAAGACGGACGTATCGGGCTCATGGTCGGCGGCAAGGCCATCGACATGCGCGTCGCGACCCTCCCGACGGTCTACGGCGAGAAGGTCGTTATGCGCCTCCTCGACAAGTCCAACGTCATGCTCAACCTCGAGGATCTGGGCTTCTCGGAGAAGGCGCTCAAACGCTTCCGCGCCTCGTTCACAAAGCCGTACGGAGCCATCCTCGTCACCGGACCAACCGGCTCCGGTAAGTCGACGACGCTGTACGCGGCGCTGAATATCCTCAACTCCATCGAGAAGAACATCATCACTGTCGAGGATCCCGTCGAGTACCGCCTCGGGGGCATCAACCAGGTCCAGGTCAACTCCCGCACCGGCATGACGTTCGCCGCCGCGCTGCGCTCCATCCTGCGCTGCGACCCGGACATCGTCATGATCGGCGAGATCCGCGACCGCGAGACGGCTCAGATCGCCGTTGAGTCAGCGCTCACCGGCCACCTCGTCCTCAGCACGCTGCACACCAACGACGCCCCGGGCGCCCTCTCGCGTCTCACCGAGATGGGCATCGAGCCCTTCCTCACCTCGTCGGCGGTCGACTGCGTGCTCGCGCAACGCCTCGCGCGACGCCTTTGTTCCCAGTGCAAGGAGCCCTACACGGCGACCCGCGAGATGCTGCGCAAGAACGACTTTCCTACCGAAGTCTGCGACCGCGACGACGTCGTGCTCCACCGCGCCAAAGGATGCTCGCGCTGCAAGGGCACCGGCTATAAGGGCCGACTTGGCCTGTACGAGGTCATGGTTGTGAGCGAAGCGATCAGAAGGCTAACGGTTGAGCGCAAGAGCGCCGATGAAATCTCCCGTGTCGCGAAAGCGGAGGGCATGAAGAGTCTTCGCGAGGACGGCATAGACAAAGTACTCCTGGGCATGACCTCCATCGAGGAAATCGCCAGGGTCATCATCTGACTGCTGCAAGAAGGAAGTGACCATGGATCTAGTTGACGTCCTCCTCGAGGTGCTCGAGCGCGACGCCAGCGACCTCCATCTCTCAGTGGGGTCGCCGCCGATCATCCGCATCCACGGCGCGCTGGAACGGCTCGACTATCCGCGCCTGAGCGCAAACGACACGCGGGAGCTCATCTACAGCATCCTCTCCCAGGATCAACGTCAACGCCTGGAGAACGAGTGGGAGATCGACTTCTCGTACTCTGTCCCCGGTCGCGCGCGTTTCCGTGTCAACGCCTTCTTCCAGCGCAACAGTCTCGGTGCGGCCTTCCGCCTCATCCCGATCAGCATCAAGCGACTCGAAGATCTCGGCCTTCCCAAGACACTCCACGACCTGACACGCAAGCCACGCGGGTTCATCGTCGTCACGGGGCCGACTGGTTCGGGCAAGTCGACGACGCTCACAGCCATGATCGACGAGATCAATGAGACGCGCGAAGAGCACATCATGACGATCGAGGACCCCATCGAGTTCCTCCATCGCCACAAGAAGTGCATGGTCAACCAGCGTGAGGTGGGCGCGGACACCAAGGGCTTCAACCGCGCCCTCAAGAGTGTGCTGCGTCAAGATCCAGACATCATCCTCGTCGGCGAGATGCGCGATACCGAGACGATGTCCACCGCCCTCACGGCGGCAGAGACGGGCCACTTGGTGTTCGCCACGCTGCACACTCAGGACGCGCCGCAGACCATCGACCGCATCATCGACGTCTTCCCGCCGCATCAGCAGGAGCAGATCCGCGTTCAGCTCTCGACGACCCTCATGGGCGTCTGCACCCAGCAGCTACTCCCGACGCGCGACGGTCGCGGCCGTGTCGTCGCCTGCGAAGTCCTCATTCCGACGCCCGCGGTGCGCAACCTCATCCGCGAGGGCAAGACGCACCAGGTGTACTCCACGATGCAGACCGGCTCCGCGTTCGGCATGCAGACCATGGACACCGCGCTCGCCGACCTCGTCCGGCGCGGCGTCATCTCACACGAGACGGCGACTCGGCGCTCCAGCGACCCTTCAGGCCTGGAGCGCCTCATCGGACAACCCATGGCAATGGGTGCGTAAAGGGGAATCATGGGCACCTTCACGTACAAAGCGCTCGACCCGCGCGGCGCTCCCGCGACCGGCGAGATCGACGGCGAGAGCAAGACCGCGGCAGCCGCCGCTCTGCGCAATCGCGGCCTCACCGTCGTCGACCTCAACGAGGTCAGGCAGGGCGTGGGCCAGATCGAGATCGGCGGGCGCATCAAGCCCAAGGATCTCACCGTCTTCTCGCGCCAGTTCGCCACGATGGTGAACTCCGGCCTCTCGATGCTCCGCTGCCTGTACGTCCTCGAAGAGCAGACCCAGAACAAGAAGCTCGCCAAGGTCATCGGCGAGGTGCGCGCCGACGTCGAGGCGGGCATCTCCTTGTCGGACTCGCTCGAGAAGCACCCGAAGGTGTTCAGCCGCCTCTACATCAGTATGGTCCGCGCCGGTGAGATCGGCGGTATCCTCGATACAGTCCTCAACCGCCTCGCGACACAGCTCGAGAAGGAAGACAGCATCCGTCGCGCCGTGAAGTCGGCAATGACCTACCCCGTTGTAATCGGCGTCTTCGCCATCATCGTGCTGCTCGGCATGGTCGGCTTCCTTATCCCGATCTTCGCCGACATGTACAGGGACCTGGGCAACGCCCAGTTACCTTTGCTCACACGCCTTATGGTGAGCTTCTCGGACATCCTGCGCAGTTGGCGTATCCTGCCCATTGTTGCCGTGCTTGTGGCCGTGATTTACGGCCTTCTCAGACTCAAGAAGACTGAGCAGGGCACCATGGTCTGGGACAGGGCGAAGCTCCGCTTCCCGATGGGCGTCGGCGCGATCATCCGCAAGCTCGCCATCGCCCGCTTCTCGCGCACCCTGGGCACCCTCATCTCGTCCGGCGTGCCGATCTTGCAGGCCATCGAGATCACCGGCCAAGCGGCCGGCAACGCCGTCATCGAGAAGGCCATGGGCGACGTTCAGCAGAGCGTCAAAGAGGGCAACTCCATCACCACGCCACTTCAGAGCGTGAGCGTCTTTCCGGCCATGGTGACGCAGATGATCGCGGTCGGCGAAGAGACCGGCTCGCTGGATGCCATGCTGGGCAAGATCGCCGACTTCTACGAAGACGAGGTCAACGCCAGCATCAAGTCGCTCACCTCGGTCATCGAGCCGATTCTAATGCTCTTCGTCGGCGCCATCGTCGGCGTCGTCGTCATCTCGATGTACCTGCCGATCTTCAACATGATGAACATCGTGCAGTGAGCTCGGTGCCCCACCAAGGGGGCGAGTCCATGCAGAACGAGCGCCTCCTCGCCGACTACGCCGCGACGCGCTCGCCCATCGTGCTCGACGAACTGGTGCGCCGCAACCAGAAGCTGCTGCATCACATCCTCAAGCGGTTCACCTACGCCAACGAACCGTACGAGGATCTGCTGCAGGTCGCCAATCTGGGTCTCATCAAGGCGGCGCAACGCTACGACACGGCGCGCGGCGTGCGTTTCTCAACCTATGCCACGGCGATCATCGACGGAGAGTTGCGTCATCACCTGCGCGACTCGCTGCTGCTGCGCCAACCGCGGTGGGTGAAGAAGATCTACGCGGCCATCCAGGCGAAGTCCAACGAGCTCATGCACACACTGGGTCGCCCGCCGGAGGTGCGTGAGATCGCCGCGGCGCTCAACATCGATGAGGAAGGCATCCTGGAGGTCATGAACCTCTACGCGCGCATCGATCTACACAGCCAAAACGAGCCGTACAGCGGCGACGACCTCGATGCGATGGCCGACCGCCGCGCGGTGCGCTCCCAGCGTGCGGAGTCGTTCGCATTGCCCATCGAGGATCGCATCGTTCTCTACGACGCAATCGACAAGCTCTCAAGCTTTCAACGCCACATCGTCTACCTGCTGTTCTTCAAGCAGCTCACGCAGTCGGAGGTGGCGGAGGAGCTCGGGCTTACGCAGAAGAAGGTCTCGCGCGAGTCGATCAAGGCGCTCACGCGTCTGCGCCAAGTGCTCGGGCACAAGCTCTTCTAGACAGATGTTCTAGTCTACGCACGTCCGAGTGGGGCAGAGTAAGAACGAAAGCTGTGCTCACGGTAAAGTGCAAGCGCAGACTAGCCGACAATGAGCACGAAAGCTCAAGCAGTACAACGAGGAGGTTCTATCGGGACAGCAGCGATAAGGGCAAACCATCCGTGAGGGTGGGGCGCAAAGCTACAGGACTCAAGGAGTCGGCTGAGCTGCCGCTACAGGATCGATCATCTAAGCCTGTGGAGCCCGGTTCGACTCGCGCGGCCCCGCAGGCTTTTTGTATGGGGCTTCACGAAGAGAACAGTGTTATGCACACAAAGAGCTGGCTCTAAGTACATGGCTCAAGAGCTAGCGAGACTAGAGGAGTACCGCGACATGAAGCGTTTCACTCGTCAGGGGGGTTTCACCCTCATCGAGCTCCTGATCGTCATCATCATCATCGGCATCCTCGCCGCTATCGCGATCCCGATGTTCCTCAACCAGCGCGACAAGGCCAAGGACTCCGCCGTGAAGGAAGGTATCCACAGCATCCAGATCGGCATCCAGAGCTACGCCGTCGACCACACTGATACCTATCCCACGACGGTCGCTGACTCCAGCGAGCTCGTCGACGAGAACGAGAATCCGTACGTGGACAACTGGCCGATCAACCCCTGGACCGACTCTGAGATGGAGGATAGCACAGAGCAGGGCGACTACACCTACACTCAGACTGAGAACAACTTCTCCCTCACCGGCCATCTGGCCAACGATGGTTCGTTCTCCGTCGGCGAGGCCGTGGCCGACGAAGGCGCCGGAGAGTAAGCACAACGCAGCATCTCCGCCGGGCGGCCCACATGTGGGCCGCCCGGCTCTCAGTCCCGCACCACTCAGTCAGTCGTTAGTGCGTCCGTCAGGACGCTCCTTGAAGCCCCGACTCTTTGCCCGAAACAGCGACAGCGCAGACGCAAGTCGTCCCGGCGAGGATCGAATCGCGATTCATGAGAAAGAGGTGAAAGCGGTGAACCAGATGCAGTCTCGGACCAGGCGACAGGGTGGTTTCACCCTCATCGAACTCCTGATCGTCATCATCATCATCGGCATCCTCGCCGCTATCGCAATCCCCATGTATCTGCAGCAACGCGATCGTGCCAAGGATGCATCCACCAAGGGCGGAGCACACATCGTGGAAGTCGGAGTCGCAGCGTTCGCTGTTGACCATGCCGATCAATACCCTGCTGATGCGATGGTCAACTCAGGATCCCTCAAGGACGCCGGCGGCGAATTCTACATTGACCAGTGGCCCACCAACCCTTGGAGCAACGAGCCGATGACGAACGTAGCCGACGCGAATCCAGGCGACTACACCTACACTCTCGGAGGCACTCCTGAGGGCACCGACTTCACTCTAGTTGCTCACCTCAGTGACGACGGAGAGTTCGTCGTCCGCTAGGTCACTGCTCGCCGGGCCAACTCCGCTCTGCGCAAGCAGGACTGAGCAGGGCATAGCGAGAATCAAGATCTCGTCATGAGCACTCACTCCAGCGACACCCTGCTCAGGGTGAACGACCTCCACAAGACCGTTCGTGTCGGGTTTCGCCGCCGGCCCGTCAAGGTTCTCAACGGTGTCAGTCTCGAGGTCGACGCCAACGATGTCTTCGGTCTCCTGGGACCTAATGGAGCGGGGAAGACGACCACCATCAAGACCGTCCTCGGGCTCATGCGGCCGAGCAGTGGTTCTGTTCAGCTCGGCGTCGACGGGCTCTCGCAGGTCGGCTATCTTCCTGAGAACCCGTACTTCTATACGTACCTCACCGGTCGCGAGTTCCTCACGTTCTGCGCGCAACTCTTCGGCCTGTCAGGAGCGGAACGCGCGGCGCGCGTGGAGCGCCTTCTCGACGAAGTGGGCCTGACGGACGCGGCGAACAAGCAGCTGCGCAAGTACTCAAAAGGCATGCTGCAACGCATCGGCATCGCTCAGGCGCTCGTCAACGACCCCGACCTCGTTCTGCTCGACGAACCGATGACCGGCCTCGATCCGGTGGGGAGAGTGGAGGTCAAGCACATCATCCAGCGCCTGCACGACGAGGGCAAGACGGTTCTCTTCAACTCGCACATCCTGGCCGACGTACACGAGCTTTGCACAAGAGTCGCCATCATGCGCGGCGGCCGCGTGGAGTGGCAGGGCACGGTTCCCGAGGCGCTCATCGAGGCGACGACGCTGGAAGAGTTCTTCATGGAAGTCGTGACGCGATGAGGCAGGTGTATGCCATCGCCGTCAACACATTCAAGGAGACGATCCGCGATCGCGTGCTGGGCATTATCGTCGTCTTCGCTCTGATCATGATCGCCGGCGGTATCTGGCTGGGGAGCATCAGCCTCGGCGAAGAGGGACGCATGATGAAGGACTTCGGTCTTGTAGCGGTGACCGTCTTCGGACTCATCGTGGCCGTCTTCGTGGCTGCCGGACTCGTGCACAAGGAGGTCGAGAAGCGCACGGTCTTCGTGCTCTTCTCCAAGCCGGTCAGTCGCGCCGCGTTCATCGTCGGCAAATTCATCGGGCTCTGCGCGACCATGGCCATCGTCATGGCGGGCATGGCCATCTTTCTGTTCGGCCTCGTGTGGATCGTCGACGGTGAGCCGAGCTGGATGGTGTTGCTCGCCGTGCTCATGATCTACGTGCAACTGCTGGCCGTGATCGCGGTAACGATCTTCTTCTCGACCCTCGGCTCCGCTATCCTCGCCAGCGTACTCGGCATCTGCGTCTTCGTCGCCGGTCAGCTCAGCCACAACGTGCTCGAACTCACGCGACTTGGCGAGAACGCGGCCACGCAGGCCGCATCCTGGATCGTCTTCATCATCATTCCGAACTTCTCGGCGATCGACGTGAAGGCCGGCGTCGTCGGCGAATCCACCCTCGCGTGGGGCCAGATCGGCCTCTGGACCGCATACGTGGCCGCCTACGTCGTGGTAGCTCTCGGTCTTGCGTCGCTCGTCTTCCAGCGCAAGGAGTTCTGATCCCCGTGCTCCGTCGCCTGACTTTGGTGCTGCTCGTGTTGGTGTGCGCCGCCGGTGTGATCGCGTTTCAAGCATCCCGTCCCAACGCCACCTCTGCCGCCGCCAACGTGTTCGTGCCCGATCCCAGCGTCTATCTCCAGTTCTCACCAAGTTTCCGCACCTCAATTGCCGACGCTTACTACCTAGGCATGGTGCAGTACTTTGGAGAACACATCGAGGGCGACCGCAAGCTCGACGCCTTGCCGCAGATGGTCGATCTCGTGACGGCGCTGAGTCCCCACTTCACGCGCGCCTACCTGTTTGGCGCCTTCGCGCTCGTCGACGCCGGCCGCCCGGACTTGGGCTACGCGGTGCTGGAGCGCGGCTTCGAAGCGAACCCAAACGACTACCGCTTCCCCGCATACCTGGGATACTTCGCGCTCACCTTCGGCGATGAGAAGACGAAGGACGCCTTGGCGGCCTCGTGGTACGAGAAGGCCGCTGCAGTCCCCGGGCGCCCCGACTACATCCCGCGCCTCGCTGCCACACTCCTGGGAAAGGGCGGCGATCTTGAGAAGAGCGTCGTCCTCTGGGGGCAGGTGTATCTGGCCGGCAACGAGTACACCCGCCAGCGCGCCGTCGACGGTCTCGAACAGATCCTGCCGACCGACAA
This sequence is a window from Thermoleophilia bacterium. Protein-coding genes within it:
- a CDS encoding shikimate dehydrogenase, giving the protein MITGTTRLLGIIGDPVAHSLSPVMHNAGFAALGLDMAYVPLHVAADDIPAALNGLVALGFRGANVTVPHKGAVLPFMDWLHDDARLVQAVNTIVVDDHRLHGYNTDIEGVRYALAQACGDTLVGQPALIVGAGGAARAVALALARMSMPLTIVNRTASTAQRLVDLIQTAAPAVPCRSLPWVDLTAATTAGQRLIVNATTLGMEGAGKVPAELVDTLTAGHVVFDVVYGHAETEFLRRARRSGAETVDGLAMLLGQAASAFELWTGQRAPLEAMRRVLVR
- a CDS encoding ATPase, T2SS/T4P/T4SS family, giving the protein MQSEETLTDREMIVVASPPTSESVIPVDETAEQQEYRGVTTDDALNGMVAGQRATKLRVGDILRSMGLVTDEQIDTALIRQRETHQRIGQVLIESGAVSEVDLTRALGAKFGVGFIDLSETTIDRPAAESIDEKLARRYGAIPVRYADDNTLLVAMVDPQNLLALQDLEIITGYTIRAAIASEEDIYGAIATIYRDRPDVDETILPGEADEAVEVNDIRNATDEAPIVRLVNSILAQAVDDGASDIHFEPQVKDLAVRFRVDGVLIQIMSIPRRMLSGVISRLKIMSDLDIAERRVPQDGRIGLMVGGKAIDMRVATLPTVYGEKVVMRLLDKSNVMLNLEDLGFSEKALKRFRASFTKPYGAILVTGPTGSGKSTTLYAALNILNSIEKNIITVEDPVEYRLGGINQVQVNSRTGMTFAAALRSILRCDPDIVMIGEIRDRETAQIAVESALTGHLVLSTLHTNDAPGALSRLTEMGIEPFLTSSAVDCVLAQRLARRLCSQCKEPYTATREMLRKNDFPTEVCDRDDVVLHRAKGCSRCKGTGYKGRLGLYEVMVVSEAIRRLTVERKSADEISRVAKAEGMKSLREDGIDKVLLGMTSIEEIARVII
- a CDS encoding type IV pilus twitching motility protein PilT, whose amino-acid sequence is MDLVDVLLEVLERDASDLHLSVGSPPIIRIHGALERLDYPRLSANDTRELIYSILSQDQRQRLENEWEIDFSYSVPGRARFRVNAFFQRNSLGAAFRLIPISIKRLEDLGLPKTLHDLTRKPRGFIVVTGPTGSGKSTTLTAMIDEINETREEHIMTIEDPIEFLHRHKKCMVNQREVGADTKGFNRALKSVLRQDPDIILVGEMRDTETMSTALTAAETGHLVFATLHTQDAPQTIDRIIDVFPPHQQEQIRVQLSTTLMGVCTQQLLPTRDGRGRVVACEVLIPTPAVRNLIREGKTHQVYSTMQTGSAFGMQTMDTALADLVRRGVISHETATRRSSDPSGLERLIGQPMAMGA
- a CDS encoding type II secretion system F family protein, which codes for MGTFTYKALDPRGAPATGEIDGESKTAAAAALRNRGLTVVDLNEVRQGVGQIEIGGRIKPKDLTVFSRQFATMVNSGLSMLRCLYVLEEQTQNKKLAKVIGEVRADVEAGISLSDSLEKHPKVFSRLYISMVRAGEIGGILDTVLNRLATQLEKEDSIRRAVKSAMTYPVVIGVFAIIVLLGMVGFLIPIFADMYRDLGNAQLPLLTRLMVSFSDILRSWRILPIVAVLVAVIYGLLRLKKTEQGTMVWDRAKLRFPMGVGAIIRKLAIARFSRTLGTLISSGVPILQAIEITGQAAGNAVIEKAMGDVQQSVKEGNSITTPLQSVSVFPAMVTQMIAVGEETGSLDAMLGKIADFYEDEVNASIKSLTSVIEPILMLFVGAIVGVVVISMYLPIFNMMNIVQ
- a CDS encoding sigma-70 family RNA polymerase sigma factor, with translation MQNERLLADYAATRSPIVLDELVRRNQKLLHHILKRFTYANEPYEDLLQVANLGLIKAAQRYDTARGVRFSTYATAIIDGELRHHLRDSLLLRQPRWVKKIYAAIQAKSNELMHTLGRPPEVREIAAALNIDEEGILEVMNLYARIDLHSQNEPYSGDDLDAMADRRAVRSQRAESFALPIEDRIVLYDAIDKLSSFQRHIVYLLFFKQLTQSEVAEELGLTQKKVSRESIKALTRLRQVLGHKLF
- a CDS encoding prepilin-type N-terminal cleavage/methylation domain-containing protein, yielding MKRFTRQGGFTLIELLIVIIIIGILAAIAIPMFLNQRDKAKDSAVKEGIHSIQIGIQSYAVDHTDTYPTTVADSSELVDENENPYVDNWPINPWTDSEMEDSTEQGDYTYTQTENNFSLTGHLANDGSFSVGEAVADEGAGE
- a CDS encoding prepilin-type N-terminal cleavage/methylation domain-containing protein, whose translation is MQSRTRRQGGFTLIELLIVIIIIGILAAIAIPMYLQQRDRAKDASTKGGAHIVEVGVAAFAVDHADQYPADAMVNSGSLKDAGGEFYIDQWPTNPWSNEPMTNVADANPGDYTYTLGGTPEGTDFTLVAHLSDDGEFVVR
- a CDS encoding ABC transporter ATP-binding protein, coding for MSTHSSDTLLRVNDLHKTVRVGFRRRPVKVLNGVSLEVDANDVFGLLGPNGAGKTTTIKTVLGLMRPSSGSVQLGVDGLSQVGYLPENPYFYTYLTGREFLTFCAQLFGLSGAERAARVERLLDEVGLTDAANKQLRKYSKGMLQRIGIAQALVNDPDLVLLDEPMTGLDPVGRVEVKHIIQRLHDEGKTVLFNSHILADVHELCTRVAIMRGGRVEWQGTVPEALIEATTLEEFFMEVVTR
- a CDS encoding ABC transporter permease subunit; this encodes MRQVYAIAVNTFKETIRDRVLGIIVVFALIMIAGGIWLGSISLGEEGRMMKDFGLVAVTVFGLIVAVFVAAGLVHKEVEKRTVFVLFSKPVSRAAFIVGKFIGLCATMAIVMAGMAIFLFGLVWIVDGEPSWMVLLAVLMIYVQLLAVIAVTIFFSTLGSAILASVLGICVFVAGQLSHNVLELTRLGENAATQAASWIVFIIIPNFSAIDVKAGVVGESTLAWGQIGLWTAYVAAYVVVALGLASLVFQRKEF